The Flexivirga oryzae genome has a segment encoding these proteins:
- a CDS encoding cyclopropane-fatty-acyl-phospholipid synthase family protein: MASALESALEPLIRGALPVRLTAWDGSTAGPVDAPCVTLAGPDALRRILWHPGELGAAQSYVTGELKVDGSLIDALRRVREIADERELTGRRPSPRQVATALRAVLTLSGGPRRPPAPDTQIRVRGRLHSRTRDRDVIRHHYDLPADFFRLILDENMAYSCARVTGAALDGTETDSYRLEDAQADKLDLVCRSVGLDARPGMRLLDVGCGWGSLGLFAAEHYAAQVTGVTISPAQKAFIDRRVAALGLSDRVTVRLQDYRDVDDGPYDAIASLEMGEHAGDRGYPDFVHTLHRNAVVGARVLVQQMSRRGRHPGGGPFIEAFITPDMTMRPLGRTLELIERGGLEVLQTRSLRADYAWTIRAWRGRFEAHRQQIRALVGDEVVRVWELYLAGGELAFEQGRMGVDQIVAARTR, translated from the coding sequence GTGGCATCCGCTCTGGAGAGTGCCCTCGAGCCACTGATCCGGGGTGCTCTGCCGGTGCGGCTCACCGCCTGGGACGGTAGCACCGCGGGTCCGGTCGACGCACCGTGTGTGACTTTGGCCGGACCGGATGCCCTGCGCCGAATCCTATGGCATCCGGGTGAACTCGGCGCCGCGCAGAGCTACGTGACCGGCGAGCTGAAGGTCGACGGATCGCTCATCGACGCCTTGCGGCGGGTGCGCGAGATCGCGGACGAGCGTGAGCTGACTGGGCGCCGGCCGTCACCGCGACAGGTTGCCACCGCGTTGCGTGCCGTCCTCACCCTGAGCGGTGGGCCGCGCCGGCCACCAGCACCGGACACCCAGATCCGGGTGCGCGGCCGGCTGCACTCCCGCACGCGTGACCGGGACGTCATACGGCACCACTACGACCTGCCCGCCGACTTCTTCCGACTCATCCTGGACGAAAACATGGCCTACTCGTGTGCACGCGTCACCGGGGCCGCGCTGGACGGGACGGAGACAGACAGCTACCGGTTGGAGGATGCGCAGGCCGACAAGCTCGACCTGGTGTGCCGAAGCGTCGGGCTGGATGCGCGACCGGGGATGCGGCTGCTGGACGTCGGTTGCGGCTGGGGATCGCTCGGCCTCTTCGCCGCCGAGCACTACGCCGCACAGGTCACCGGCGTCACGATCTCCCCGGCGCAGAAGGCCTTCATCGACCGGCGGGTCGCCGCTCTCGGACTGAGCGATCGGGTGACCGTCCGGCTGCAGGACTACCGCGACGTCGATGACGGTCCGTACGACGCGATCGCATCCCTGGAGATGGGCGAACACGCCGGTGACCGCGGCTACCCGGACTTCGTGCACACGCTGCACCGCAACGCTGTCGTGGGTGCCCGGGTGCTGGTCCAGCAGATGAGCAGACGCGGCAGACATCCCGGCGGCGGGCCTTTCATCGAGGCCTTCATCACGCCCGACATGACCATGCGGCCGCTGGGCCGCACCCTCGAGCTCATCGAGCGCGGCGGCCTCGAAGTGCTACAGACCCGCTCGCTACGAGCGGACTACGCCTGGACGATCCGCGCCTGGCGCGGCCGGTTCGAGGCACACCGCCAGCAGATACGCGCCCTCGTCGGGGACGAGGTCGTCCGGGTCTGGGAGCTGTACCTCGCCGGCGGCGAACTCGCCTTCGAGCAGGGCAGGATGGGCGTGGACCAGATCGTCGCCGCCCGCACCCGCTGA
- a CDS encoding SAM-dependent methyltransferase, with protein MTTSLHRPLTDTAWPDVVHVPAGPRAVAGARVAAAIFRHAVQRLPLQVVLPTGVRIGAGGPAAPALRVHDLPSMMRRLATSGLIGFGESYVAGEWEANDLAAVIAVFARAVDKLVPSPLQHLRRLLLAAHPSADRPTSAQSPGNVHRHYDLSNELFAAFLDETMTYSAALFDHPTDAVWGDLAPAQLRKMDRLLDQAGVGPGTRLLEIGTGWGALAARAADRGAFVESVTLSSEQLDHARRRIADAGLSDRVRVRLADYRELTGSFDAIVSVEMIEAVGLEFLPAYFDTLHRCLAPGGRIALQAITMPHHRAITTQRTYTWIHKYIFPGGAIPSTRMLRNQASAVGLTMVDDLAMGVSYAATLRLWADRFDEHRGDLATLGFDELFARTWQFYLRYCEGGFRAGYLDVHQVTYRREGDS; from the coding sequence ATGACGACCAGCCTGCACCGACCGCTGACCGACACTGCGTGGCCGGATGTCGTGCATGTTCCGGCCGGGCCGCGAGCCGTTGCCGGCGCACGCGTTGCTGCGGCGATCTTCCGGCATGCCGTGCAGCGGTTGCCACTGCAGGTCGTTCTGCCGACCGGTGTGCGCATCGGGGCCGGCGGCCCGGCCGCTCCGGCCCTGCGGGTCCACGACCTGCCGAGCATGATGCGCAGGCTTGCGACGAGCGGCCTGATCGGCTTCGGTGAGTCGTATGTCGCGGGTGAGTGGGAGGCCAACGACCTTGCGGCTGTCATCGCCGTATTTGCTCGTGCCGTCGACAAACTCGTGCCATCGCCGCTGCAGCACCTGCGACGGCTGCTGCTGGCGGCGCACCCTTCCGCCGACCGCCCGACGTCTGCACAGTCACCGGGCAATGTGCATCGGCACTACGACCTGTCCAACGAACTGTTCGCCGCCTTCCTGGATGAGACGATGACCTATTCGGCCGCCCTGTTCGACCACCCCACCGATGCGGTGTGGGGTGACCTCGCCCCAGCGCAACTGCGGAAGATGGATCGGTTGCTCGATCAGGCAGGAGTCGGGCCGGGCACCCGGCTCCTCGAGATCGGGACCGGCTGGGGAGCTCTTGCCGCACGCGCTGCCGACCGGGGAGCGTTCGTCGAGAGCGTGACGCTCTCCAGTGAGCAACTCGACCATGCCCGCCGCCGGATCGCTGACGCCGGCCTGTCGGACCGGGTCCGGGTGCGCCTGGCCGACTACCGCGAGCTGACCGGGTCGTTCGACGCGATCGTGTCCGTGGAGATGATCGAAGCGGTGGGTCTGGAGTTCCTGCCGGCATACTTCGACACCCTCCACCGCTGCCTGGCACCCGGCGGCCGGATCGCCCTGCAGGCGATCACCATGCCGCACCACCGGGCGATCACGACGCAGCGGACCTACACCTGGATCCACAAGTACATCTTTCCCGGTGGCGCGATCCCCTCGACCCGCATGCTGCGCAACCAGGCGTCCGCGGTCGGGCTGACGATGGTCGATGACCTCGCGATGGGCGTCAGCTACGCCGCGACCTTGCGGCTGTGGGCCGACCGGTTCGACGAGCACCGCGGTGACCTCGCGACGCTCGGCTTCGACGAACTCTTCGCCCGCACCTGGCAGTTCTACCTGCGCTACTGCGAGGGCGGATTCCGGGCGGGCTACCTCGACGTGCACCAAGTGACCTATCGACGCGAAGGCGACTCATGA
- a CDS encoding DUF1365 domain-containing protein, whose translation MDVTHLFLTTVAHTRTSPVRHSFEHRSCSWLIDLADVDERGRSRGLPVGLRAVVRFRSRDHLGDPRCGWLDNVARFAATHGVQLGGGSVVALTNGRTLGHVFNPITLYWCHDAEGQLACVIAEVHNTYGQRHAYLLEPDARGVADAEKAFYVSPFNDVSGRYRMSVPPPTDRLDVTVVLHRDGERPFVATWRGEQVAGGLDLVRAIMRLPLANWLVSARIRWHGIKLWRRLPVQPRPSHRQELV comes from the coding sequence ATGGACGTGACGCACCTGTTCCTGACCACCGTTGCGCACACTCGCACCTCCCCGGTCCGGCACAGTTTCGAGCACCGGTCCTGCAGCTGGCTGATCGACCTGGCCGACGTCGACGAGCGCGGCCGGTCGCGCGGGCTGCCGGTGGGGCTGCGTGCAGTCGTCCGGTTCCGGTCACGCGATCATCTCGGTGATCCGCGATGTGGCTGGCTCGACAACGTGGCGCGTTTCGCCGCCACCCATGGCGTCCAATTGGGTGGCGGGAGCGTGGTCGCGCTGACCAACGGCCGCACGCTCGGGCACGTGTTCAACCCGATCACGCTCTACTGGTGCCACGATGCCGAGGGCCAGCTGGCCTGTGTCATCGCCGAGGTCCACAACACCTACGGGCAGCGGCACGCCTATCTCCTGGAGCCTGATGCGCGCGGTGTCGCCGATGCCGAAAAGGCCTTTTACGTCTCACCGTTCAACGATGTGTCCGGTCGCTATCGGATGTCCGTGCCGCCGCCCACCGATCGCCTGGACGTCACCGTCGTCCTGCACCGCGACGGCGAGCGGCCGTTCGTCGCGACCTGGCGCGGGGAGCAAGTGGCCGGCGGCCTCGACCTGGTCCGCGCGATCATGCGCCTGCCCCTGGCGAACTGGCTCGTCTCGGCCCGGATCCGTTGGCACGGCATCAAATTGTGGCGCAGGCTGCCGGTCCAGCCTCGCCCCTCGCACCGGCAGGAATTGGTATGA
- a CDS encoding NAD(P)/FAD-dependent oxidoreductase, which translates to MPRRRIAVIGTGVSGLVAAHVLHESADVTVYEADDRAGGHAHTHTVPLTDGTAVGVDTGFIVHNDRTYPTLQRLFRALDVPTQPAEMSMSISGTPGWEYAGGKGPRGLLADPRTAVNPRYLRMLREVRTFHRRARRVLVSDDAAAGSIGDWLATQSYSPQFLTFFLRPLIAAVWSCAPSDALSYPARSLLTFLDHHGMLTVTGSPTWRTVTGGSRVYVERVLAPLRDVRLSTPVARVARTATGVTVRDSRGHTDRFDAVVIATHPQQALAMQPDADPMTRETLGAIGYSANTAVLHTDTSILPRHRGARASWNYRTGSTGSVLVTYDLTRLQRLPAPDDMRILVTLNDSGLIDPALVLDTMHYEHPLYTQAAVEAQLRLPKLSDRVIAYAGAYHGWGFHEDGALSGLRAAEALGGEWT; encoded by the coding sequence ATGCCACGACGCCGCATCGCGGTGATCGGCACTGGTGTGTCGGGGTTGGTAGCCGCGCACGTGCTTCACGAGTCGGCCGATGTGACGGTCTATGAAGCCGACGACCGGGCGGGCGGTCACGCGCACACGCACACCGTCCCCCTCACCGACGGCACGGCGGTCGGCGTCGACACCGGCTTCATCGTGCACAACGACCGCACGTATCCGACGCTGCAGCGCCTGTTCCGCGCGTTGGACGTGCCGACCCAGCCGGCCGAGATGAGCATGTCGATCAGCGGGACACCGGGGTGGGAGTATGCCGGCGGAAAGGGTCCGCGCGGCCTGCTGGCCGACCCGCGCACGGCCGTGAACCCGCGTTATCTCCGGATGCTGCGGGAGGTGCGGACATTCCACCGCCGCGCACGCCGCGTGCTGGTCTCGGACGACGCTGCCGCGGGAAGCATCGGGGACTGGCTGGCGACGCAGTCGTACTCGCCGCAGTTCCTCACCTTCTTCCTGCGCCCACTCATTGCGGCGGTGTGGTCGTGCGCTCCCTCAGACGCGTTGTCCTACCCGGCTCGCAGTCTGCTCACCTTCCTGGATCACCACGGGATGCTCACCGTGACGGGGTCGCCGACCTGGCGCACCGTGACGGGCGGTTCCCGGGTGTATGTCGAGCGGGTGCTGGCACCACTACGCGACGTGCGGCTGAGCACACCGGTCGCCCGGGTCGCCCGGACAGCCACCGGCGTCACGGTACGCGACAGCCGCGGGCACACCGACCGGTTCGATGCCGTGGTCATCGCCACTCACCCGCAGCAGGCACTGGCGATGCAGCCGGACGCGGATCCGATGACCCGGGAGACCCTGGGTGCCATCGGCTACTCCGCCAACACGGCGGTGCTGCACACCGACACTTCGATCCTGCCGCGGCACCGTGGCGCGCGAGCGTCGTGGAACTACCGGACCGGCAGTACCGGAAGCGTCCTGGTGACCTACGACCTGACCCGGCTGCAGCGTCTCCCGGCACCGGACGACATGCGAATTCTGGTGACGCTCAACGACTCCGGGCTGATCGACCCGGCCCTGGTGCTGGACACGATGCACTACGAGCACCCGCTGTACACACAGGCCGCGGTGGAAGCGCAACTCAGACTGCCGAAGCTCAGTGACCGGGTGATCGCCTACGCCGGCGCCTACCACGGGTGGGGGTTCCATGAGGATGGAGCGCTGTCCGGTCTGCGAGCCGCGGAGGCGCTGGGCGGTGAATGGACGTGA
- a CDS encoding CsbD family protein, with protein sequence MGLTDKAKNAAQKAAGKAKEATGKVTDNQDLEAEGQADQTKASVKKVGEDIKDTLE encoded by the coding sequence ATGGGACTGACCGACAAGGCCAAGAACGCCGCGCAGAAGGCTGCCGGGAAGGCCAAGGAGGCAACCGGCAAGGTCACCGACAACCAGGATCTGGAAGCCGAAGGACAGGCTGACCAAACGAAGGCTTCGGTGAAGAAGGTCGGCGAGGACATCAAGGACACGCTGGAGTGA
- a CDS encoding response regulator transcription factor — translation MKRIRVALIDDYEVVVQGLASMLRSYQDQVEVVELDANRNVGHRVDIALFDTFAGTQGDRDEVALLARNPLVGKVVVYSWNVDEGLVSAALANGAAGYVSKGLPAAGLVAALRAVHHGTQEIHHAARGPRVVGGDWPGREEGLTPREAEVLALITQGLSNLEIAQRAHLSINSVKTYIRSGYRRIGVTSRTQAILWGVEHGFRPDRTRIQPAADDAR, via the coding sequence ATGAAACGGATCCGGGTGGCATTGATCGACGACTACGAAGTCGTGGTGCAGGGACTGGCCAGCATGCTGCGGTCGTACCAGGACCAGGTGGAGGTCGTCGAGTTGGACGCGAACCGGAACGTCGGCCACCGCGTTGATATCGCGTTGTTCGACACTTTCGCCGGCACCCAGGGAGACCGGGACGAGGTCGCGCTGCTCGCCCGCAATCCCTTGGTGGGCAAAGTCGTGGTCTACTCCTGGAATGTCGACGAGGGCTTGGTGAGCGCGGCGCTCGCCAACGGTGCCGCCGGATACGTGTCCAAGGGTCTACCCGCCGCCGGCCTCGTCGCCGCACTGCGCGCCGTGCACCACGGCACCCAGGAGATTCACCACGCCGCCCGGGGGCCGCGCGTGGTCGGCGGGGACTGGCCGGGCAGGGAAGAGGGCCTGACCCCGCGCGAGGCAGAGGTTCTGGCGCTCATCACCCAGGGACTGAGCAACCTGGAGATCGCACAACGAGCGCACCTGTCGATCAACTCGGTCAAGACCTACATCCGCTCCGGCTATCGACGCATCGGGGTGACCAGCAGGACGCAAGCGATCCTGTGGGGAGTGGAGCACGGCTTCCGCCCGGACCGCACCAGGATCCAGCCCGCCGCGGACGACGCCCGATGA
- a CDS encoding class F sortase — MRHPHPGHRGRRWAAAVTGLLTLAAIALVVIGVRGQVHAETPPPSAARPSAEGNLPAAPRSAGSSAGASAGGRTPAAPAVVGPVLPRSIPTRLSIPAIGISGDHLAAYGTDARGAIEVPPATPGVPPGWYTGSPTPGQLGPSVIVGHTDEEKDARSVFFRLGELRPGDRIEVTLADGTVAVFTVDSLERYPKAAFPTAHVYGNINHAGLRLISCIGEFDRATGHYLDNIVVYAHLVSSHHF; from the coding sequence ATGCGTCATCCGCATCCCGGTCACCGTGGTCGCCGCTGGGCGGCCGCGGTGACCGGTCTGCTCACGCTCGCAGCGATCGCGCTTGTTGTGATCGGCGTCCGTGGGCAGGTCCATGCCGAGACGCCGCCCCCGTCGGCGGCCCGTCCGTCGGCGGAAGGCAACCTGCCGGCGGCGCCGCGATCGGCCGGCAGCAGCGCCGGCGCATCAGCCGGCGGCCGGACACCGGCCGCGCCAGCGGTGGTGGGACCGGTACTGCCTCGGTCCATCCCGACCCGGCTGAGCATCCCCGCGATCGGCATCAGCGGCGACCACCTGGCGGCATACGGCACCGACGCCCGCGGGGCGATCGAGGTCCCGCCCGCGACACCGGGTGTTCCGCCGGGCTGGTACACCGGCTCACCCACCCCAGGACAGCTCGGGCCGTCGGTGATCGTCGGACACACCGACGAGGAGAAGGACGCACGATCGGTCTTCTTCCGGCTCGGCGAGTTACGTCCCGGCGACCGGATCGAAGTCACCCTGGCCGACGGCACGGTCGCCGTCTTCACGGTCGACAGCCTGGAGCGGTACCCCAAGGCCGCCTTCCCGACCGCTCACGTCTACGGCAACATCAACCACGCCGGGCTACGGCTGATCTCCTGCATCGGTGAGTTCGACCGGGCGACCGGTCACTACCTGGACAACATCGTCGTCTACGCACACCTGGTCAGCAGCCACCACTTCTGA
- a CDS encoding TerD family protein, which translates to MPVNLSKGANISLEKAAPGMTTAIVGLGWNPRTTDGAQFDLDASVLLLGENGKVRSQADFVFYNNLTGDNGSVQHLGDNRTGEGEGDDEQIKVSLGQVSPDVQRITFVASIDQADARGQNFGQVSDAFIRVFDADDPTNAEKGARFDLGEDAATESALVFGELYRNNGEWKFRAVGQGYSTGLAGVIRDFGLDV; encoded by the coding sequence ATGCCGGTCAATCTGAGCAAGGGCGCGAACATCTCGTTGGAGAAGGCTGCGCCGGGTATGACGACAGCGATCGTCGGGCTGGGCTGGAACCCGCGCACCACCGACGGTGCGCAGTTCGATCTGGACGCCTCGGTGCTGCTGCTGGGCGAGAACGGCAAGGTCCGCAGCCAGGCCGACTTCGTCTTCTACAACAACCTGACCGGCGACAACGGCTCGGTGCAGCACCTCGGTGACAACCGCACCGGTGAGGGTGAGGGTGACGACGAGCAGATCAAGGTGTCGCTCGGTCAGGTCTCCCCCGACGTGCAGCGCATCACGTTCGTGGCGTCGATCGATCAGGCGGACGCCCGCGGGCAGAACTTCGGGCAGGTCTCGGACGCCTTCATCCGCGTCTTCGACGCCGACGACCCGACCAACGCCGAGAAGGGCGCACGTTTCGACCTCGGCGAGGACGCCGCCACCGAGTCGGCACTGGTCTTCGGTGAGCTCTACCGCAACAACGGCGAGTGGAAGTTCCGCGCCGTCGGCCAGGGCTACTCCACCGGTCTGGCCGGGGTGATCCGGGACTTCGGGCTCGACGTCTGA
- a CDS encoding ATP-dependent DNA ligase yields the protein MLLHDVIAASEAVRATRSRLAKRDAVAGLLRAATPDEVPLVASYLAGVLPQRRIGIGWRGLRDAPPAGDQPTVTVLELDRTLTDIAAVGGQGAVARRKDHLQALFGRLTPDEQRFVGGLIQGELRQGAGDGVMLTAIAEASGVPEATVRRAVMLAGFTAPVAAAAMNGGAEAVVAIGLLVGRPVRPMLAGSAPEIAAAVDPDLAQQVETKLDGIRVQAHKDGDDIRLFTRSLEEITDRLPEVVEIVAGLPADRLVLDGEAIALAADGRPLPFQVTGARTASSADPARLRAETPVTPQFFDLLHVDGEDLIDDPLRERQHRLGKLVPERWLIGRSAVGSVADAQQFFTERVAGGDEGVVVKDLEAPYAAGRRGAGWVKVKPRHTLDLVVLAVEWGSGRRKGFLSNIHLGARDPETGGHVMLGKTFKGMTDEMLRWQTARFRELATDDGDWVVHLRPEQVVEIAFDGLQRSSRYPGGLALRFARVIRYRDDKTADEADTIDTVRALAGG from the coding sequence ATGCTGTTGCACGACGTCATTGCGGCCTCCGAGGCCGTCCGGGCGACCCGCTCCCGGCTCGCGAAACGGGACGCGGTCGCGGGGCTGCTGCGCGCCGCGACGCCGGACGAGGTGCCGCTGGTGGCGTCATACCTCGCGGGTGTGCTGCCGCAGCGCCGCATCGGCATCGGCTGGCGCGGTCTGCGCGACGCGCCACCGGCCGGCGACCAGCCGACCGTGACCGTGCTCGAACTCGATCGGACGCTGACCGACATCGCCGCCGTCGGGGGACAGGGCGCGGTCGCGCGCCGCAAGGATCACCTGCAAGCGCTGTTCGGCCGCCTCACGCCTGACGAGCAGCGTTTCGTCGGCGGACTGATCCAGGGCGAGCTGCGCCAAGGGGCCGGGGACGGGGTGATGCTGACCGCCATCGCGGAGGCGAGCGGCGTGCCCGAGGCCACGGTCCGGCGGGCGGTGATGCTGGCCGGTTTCACCGCGCCGGTCGCCGCCGCCGCCATGAACGGCGGCGCCGAAGCGGTGGTCGCCATCGGACTTCTCGTCGGCCGACCGGTGCGTCCCATGCTGGCCGGCAGTGCTCCGGAGATCGCCGCGGCCGTGGACCCCGACCTCGCCCAGCAGGTGGAGACCAAACTGGACGGCATCCGGGTGCAGGCGCACAAGGACGGCGACGACATCCGGCTGTTCACCCGCAGCCTGGAGGAGATCACCGACCGACTCCCCGAAGTCGTCGAGATCGTCGCAGGCCTCCCGGCGGACCGCTTGGTGCTCGACGGCGAGGCGATCGCGCTGGCCGCGGACGGGCGCCCACTGCCGTTCCAGGTGACCGGCGCGCGCACCGCCAGCAGCGCCGACCCCGCGCGACTGCGTGCCGAAACACCGGTGACACCACAGTTCTTCGACCTGCTGCACGTCGACGGCGAGGACCTGATCGACGACCCGCTGCGGGAGCGGCAACACCGGCTGGGGAAGTTGGTGCCCGAACGCTGGCTGATCGGGCGGTCCGCGGTGGGCTCGGTCGCCGATGCGCAGCAGTTCTTCACCGAGCGCGTGGCCGGCGGTGACGAGGGCGTCGTCGTCAAGGACCTCGAGGCCCCGTATGCCGCCGGACGTCGCGGCGCCGGCTGGGTCAAGGTCAAGCCCCGCCATACCCTCGACCTGGTGGTGCTCGCGGTCGAGTGGGGCAGCGGACGCCGCAAGGGGTTCCTGTCCAACATCCATCTCGGCGCACGCGACCCGGAGACCGGCGGCCACGTGATGCTCGGGAAGACGTTCAAGGGCATGACCGACGAGATGCTCCGCTGGCAGACCGCCCGGTTCCGCGAGCTCGCCACCGATGACGGCGACTGGGTCGTGCACCTCCGGCCCGAGCAGGTCGTCGAGATCGCCTTCGACGGGTTGCAACGCTCCAGCCGCTATCCCGGCGGTCTGGCGCTGCGGTTCGCCCGGGTGATCCGCTACCGCGACGACAAGACCGCCGACGAGGCCGACACCATCGACACCGTGCGGGCACTGGCCGGAGGGTGA
- a CDS encoding M20/M25/M40 family metallo-hydrolase, with amino-acid sequence MTDHDGEQTVTAEDEVVRITQDLIGIDTSNYGDGSGPGERKAAEYVMQELIEVGLDPVLLESEPGRASVLIRIEGEDSDRGALAVHGHLDVVPANPEDWQVDPFGAEIKDGCVWGRGAVDMKDMDAMILSCVRELARTGRKPARDLVVGFLADEEAGGVKGSHWLVDNHPELFEGVTEAISEVGGYSVTFDGKAGQQRAYLLQTAEKGIAWLRLHAHGRAGHGSVPNDDNAVVRLAQAIARIDAHEWPREYIASVRQLLDGLADLSGAAYSDDDLGPVLSKLGGARGFVEGTLRDTSNFTMLNAGYKHNVIPQTASASLDCRYLPGHEDDLMATIRELAGEHVEVEVLHHDIALEAPFDAPLVESMKRALLSQDPEAAILPYCLSGGTDNKALKKLGITGYGFAPLQLPADLDFAPMFHGIDERVPVESLKFGARVLGEFLADC; translated from the coding sequence ATGACGGACCACGACGGCGAGCAGACCGTGACTGCTGAGGACGAGGTCGTGCGGATCACGCAGGACCTGATCGGCATCGACACCAGCAACTACGGCGACGGCAGCGGCCCCGGCGAGCGCAAGGCGGCCGAGTACGTCATGCAGGAGCTGATCGAGGTCGGGCTCGACCCGGTGCTGCTGGAGAGCGAACCAGGCCGCGCCTCCGTGCTGATCCGGATCGAGGGCGAGGACTCCGACCGCGGCGCCCTCGCCGTGCACGGCCACCTCGACGTAGTGCCGGCGAATCCCGAGGACTGGCAGGTTGATCCGTTCGGGGCGGAGATCAAGGACGGCTGCGTCTGGGGCCGTGGCGCCGTCGACATGAAGGACATGGACGCGATGATCCTGTCCTGTGTGCGGGAGCTGGCCCGCACCGGTCGCAAACCGGCGCGTGACCTGGTCGTCGGATTCCTCGCCGACGAGGAGGCGGGCGGCGTCAAGGGCAGCCACTGGCTGGTCGACAACCACCCGGAGCTGTTCGAGGGCGTCACCGAGGCGATCAGCGAGGTCGGCGGCTACTCGGTCACGTTCGACGGGAAGGCCGGCCAGCAGCGCGCCTACCTGCTGCAGACTGCCGAGAAGGGCATCGCCTGGCTGCGGCTGCACGCCCACGGCCGGGCCGGCCACGGATCGGTGCCCAACGACGACAACGCCGTCGTGCGGCTGGCGCAGGCCATCGCCCGCATCGACGCCCACGAGTGGCCGCGCGAATACATCGCGTCGGTGCGGCAACTGCTGGACGGGCTCGCGGACCTGTCCGGTGCGGCATACAGCGACGACGACCTCGGCCCGGTCCTGAGCAAGCTCGGCGGCGCCCGCGGCTTCGTCGAGGGCACCCTGCGAGACACGTCCAACTTCACCATGCTGAACGCCGGCTACAAGCACAACGTCATCCCGCAGACGGCCTCGGCGTCGCTCGACTGCCGCTACCTGCCGGGGCACGAGGACGACCTCATGGCGACCATCCGGGAGCTGGCCGGCGAGCACGTCGAGGTCGAGGTGCTGCACCACGACATCGCGCTCGAGGCGCCGTTCGACGCGCCGCTCGTCGAATCGATGAAGCGTGCCCTGCTGTCCCAGGACCCGGAGGCCGCGATCCTGCCCTACTGCCTGTCCGGCGGCACCGACAACAAGGCGCTGAAGAAGCTCGGCATCACCGGTTACGGATTCGCGCCGCTGCAGCTGCCCGCCGACCTCGACTTCGCGCCGATGTTCCACGGCATCGACGAGCGGGTGCCGGTGGAGTCGCTGAAGTTCGGCGCGCGGGTGCTTGGGGAGTTTCTCGCCGACTGCTGA
- a CDS encoding DUF5703 family protein, translating into MTEYEFRVLNFPRNTSRTDVRQVLADHAEYGHWELARTRLYLGGARRVWLRRRIIRVRRTA; encoded by the coding sequence ATGACCGAGTACGAGTTCCGAGTGCTGAACTTCCCGCGCAACACGAGCCGCACGGACGTGCGGCAGGTACTGGCCGACCACGCCGAATACGGCCACTGGGAGCTGGCCCGCACGCGTCTCTACCTCGGCGGCGCACGCCGGGTCTGGTTGCGGCGCCGCATCATCCGTGTCCGCCGCACCGCCTAG
- a CDS encoding aldo/keto reductase, with translation MQSVNVGRSGLRVSELTLGTMNWGDTVDEVFAEEILQDFRDAGGTTIDTAYGYGDGDAEEILGRLIKQSDRDELVLVGKAGISRTTGSRVVDTSRGTLLSQLDASLHRLGTDHLDLWLVHTWADDVPLAETMSALEHAVTTGRARYVGVSNYNGWQLVAAAAVLRDARIPLTANEIEYSLVERSADAELVPAAAHVGAGLLAWAPLGGGVLTGKYRRGVPADSRAASGRHTGWAARRLGGAADPIVDAVATAADGLGVSPAQVALGWARARPGISSLIVGARNRTQLRTVLEGAETSLPPAIAQALDDVSDSSR, from the coding sequence GTGCAATCGGTGAATGTGGGCAGGTCCGGGCTACGGGTGAGCGAACTCACACTGGGCACGATGAACTGGGGGGACACGGTCGACGAGGTCTTCGCGGAGGAGATCCTGCAGGATTTCCGCGACGCCGGCGGGACGACGATCGACACGGCGTACGGCTACGGCGACGGTGACGCGGAGGAGATCCTGGGCCGGCTGATCAAGCAGAGTGACCGGGACGAGCTGGTGCTCGTGGGCAAGGCGGGCATCTCCCGCACGACCGGGTCGCGGGTCGTGGACACCTCACGGGGCACCCTGTTGAGCCAACTCGATGCGTCCTTGCACCGGCTGGGGACCGATCACCTCGATCTGTGGTTGGTGCACACCTGGGCGGACGACGTGCCGCTCGCCGAGACGATGTCCGCACTGGAACACGCCGTGACCACGGGTCGGGCGCGGTATGTCGGGGTCTCCAACTACAACGGCTGGCAGCTGGTGGCCGCCGCTGCCGTGCTTCGTGATGCACGGATCCCGTTGACCGCCAACGAGATCGAGTACTCCTTGGTGGAGCGCTCGGCGGATGCCGAACTGGTGCCGGCCGCCGCGCATGTCGGCGCGGGGCTGCTGGCCTGGGCGCCACTTGGCGGTGGCGTGCTCACCGGCAAGTACCGCCGCGGGGTGCCGGCCGATTCGCGTGCGGCGTCGGGACGGCATACCGGCTGGGCGGCCCGGCGGCTGGGCGGCGCCGCCGACCCGATCGTGGATGCCGTGGCCACCGCGGCTGACGGTCTCGGTGTCAGCCCTGCGCAGGTCGCGCTCGGCTGGGCACGCGCACGTCCCGGGATCAGTTCACTGATCGTCGGGGCGCGTAACAGGACGCAGCTCCGGACGGTGCTCGAGGGTGCCGAGACGTCCTTGCCGCCGGCGATCGCGCAGGCGCTGGACGACGTGTCCGACAGCAGCCGGTAG